aaaaatttgttccaaaaaattatttaaaaaaattgcattctttaatttttttttaatttctacatgtcaatttttttaataattttttttgagtcataatttatttgttacaaaaattttttaaattatcaaatatcggctaaattaattttcatgcaattttattctaattaaaaaattaaaatgttttcaaaaaattaattatcttaaaatttataattcaaaaaatatatctattaatttattggagttgatttgtttttttttaattaaaataaaattgcaagtgtcaataactgggtcttttaccttctataaaaataattaaaaatcttcataGCTTCACCTTCAGTTACCATGAAATCATGACACACGAGGTGATGAATTACTCGTAAATATTATCAGTGtaatactaattttaaaaatatataattatcagatatgttaataaaatattaattcaaaagtaaaataattaaacgcACTGTCATaaagaatagaataaataaattagtattagatccaaagaaataataaatttaaaagataataaaataaaaaataagttaatactattttttataaaatatttcctCAATAAGGAATATAAATTTGTCTCAAGTGCTTTTTATCAGCTAACAAAAGTTAATAGACTGTAGTAGGTATGAGTATTGAgaataaatctatttttatttcaggcGGTATGTCAAGTTCATTTCTTTGGGGCATATCGGCTAATGCTTATGGCCGGAAGAGGATTCTTGTTGGTACTTTATTAACTGATAGCCTTCTCACGTTTTTATCAAGCCTTTCTCAGANNNNNNNNNNNNNNNNNNNNNNNNNNNNNNNNNNNNNNNNNNNNNNNNNNNNNNNNNNNNNNNNNNNNNNNNNNNNNNNNNNNNNNNNNNNNNNNNNNNNAAAATTAAATGtaacactaaagttagccgacgttgttaattttttgattttttttaattattaaattagaactaaaaaatattttttaaaaattgcacttacagtttatcaagttttttacaaatgaaaatttttttttgttttgtaatcattttcaataaaaaaaaattttttaatttttagatgtcggcttaATTAtcgtaaattaaattagcctaatctgaaaattttaataatttatttaattaaaaatatttataaaaaaaaaattaaaagaaaaaatttcacatgtagaaaatattaaaaatcatccgtgcaatttttaagaaaatatttttagttctaatttagtaattaaaaaaattaaaaccccCGACTAAATTTAGTGttacatttaattttgataaaattgtaaattaaaaatgaacagcttttttatttttataagaattaaaatgtaatcaaaaaaatttaatttgaaaaattatacaagtagaaattttagaaaattataagtgaaaatttttttaaatattttttttttttattatctaatttaattaataaaaaaaaaatcaaaaattatcggctaattttagtatcataatttttatttcagactCAAAACCAGCTGAGGAAAATTCCGACTCTGCAAGGACAATAAGCGAGTTAATGAAAACCAAGGTCCACTTCCACAAGCCCGGAGAAAACTACAAAACAAACGGCTACGTGGTGACTCCAAACACTCAAAAATTACTCGCGGAGCATCTAAAAATCACCGGTGGACAAGTCCGGACCCGCTTTCCCCCAGAACCAAATGGAATCCTCCACATCGGCCACGCGAAAGCAATAAACATAAACTTCGGCTACGCAGCGGCTCACAACGGAATCTGCTACCTTCGCTACGACGACACCAACCCCGAAAAAGAggaagaaaaattcttcacAGGCATCCGAGAGATGGTAGAGTGGCTGGGGTACCAACCAGCAGCAATCACACACTCATCAGACAACTTCCAGCAATTGTACGAATTAGCAGTGAAGCTGATAGAAAAAGGCCATGCGTACGTTTGCCACCAGAAGAGTGAGGAGATGAAGGGGTTCAACCCTCCCCCGAGTCCTTGGCGCGAGAGACCTATTGCAGAAAGTCTCCAGCTGTTCGAGGACATGAATAACGGGTTGCTGGACGAAGGAGAAGCTACCTTGAGGATGAAAGTAACTCTAGAGGAAGGCAAGCAGGACCCAGTGGCTTATAGAATTAAATTCACGGCTCACCACCGCACCGGAGAAAAATGGTGCATTTATCCTACTTACGACTTCACTCACTGCCTGTGCGACAGTATTGAGAATATCACTCACTCTCTTTGCACCAAAGAGTTCCAGACAAGAAGGTCTTCTTATTATTGGCTCTGCAATGTCCTGGATCTTTACTGTCCAGTCCAGTGGGAGTACGGGAGGTTGAATTTGAGCTACACTGTCGTgtctaaaagaaaaattgctAAGCTAATTGACGAAGGCATCGTTGCAGACTGGGATGATCCAAGATTGTTCACCCTGACTGCTTTAAGAAGAAGGGGATTCCCTCCAGAAGCGATCAACAATTTCTGCGCCCAGATGGGAGTCTCTGGCGCCCAGGCTGTTGTTGAACCAGCGGTTCTTGAAGCTGCTGTTAGAGATGTTCTGAATCTAACCGCTCCCAGACACATGGTGGTCATCGACCCGATTAAAATCACCATCGCTAACTTCACAGACCAGCTCCCGACCAAAATTGAGGTCGCTGATTTTCCCTCTGATCTTGACAAAGGACAACACTCTATTGCTTTTGAtgaaattgtttatattgaagCCGCTGATTTTAGGGAAGTCGAGGAAAAAGGATTCAGAAGACTCACTCCTAAGCAATCGGTGGGGTTGAAATATATTGGAGTGGTTTTGACGCTGCAGAAAATTGAGAAGGATCCTAGTGGGAAAATTACTGGGCTGGTTGTTCGACAGGAACCGGTTAATGATAAGAATAAGCCTAAAGCGTTTATTCACTGGGTTGCTAAACCGAAGCTTGCTTCTATTAGGCTATATGAGAAGTTGTTTAAGCACAAGAATCCCGAGGATGTTAATGAAGTTCCTAATGGGTTTCTTAGTGATATTAATTCGCCGAGTAAGAGGGAAGTTGTGGGGTATATTGATGCCGGGCTTGATGCTGCTAAGCCGTTTACGCAGTTTCAGTTTGAGAGGAATGGATTCTTTTCGGTTGATCCGGATACTCGACCGGGAAAAGTAAGggttttgattatttttatttaataatgttaatttatttttattattcttattatattaagaaatgagcttgtatcttgtgaactactgacatttttaaagaaataagctcactccgacattacactcatcgagacctttcatttgagtacccacatcaatttttcatatatttatgtatattatatatatgtatgtatgaaaaatatatcagaattcatgtgggtactcaaatgaaagctcttgatgagtgtgacatcgggatgagcttatatctttaaaaatgtcaatatttaagaaagttcAGGGCAATATAAAagatatcttgtgaattattgacatttttgaagatataagctcaccccgacattacactcatcgagacctttcatttgagtacccacatcaatttttcatatatttgatatatttatgtatatgtatatatgaaaaatatatcaaaatgcatgtgggtactcaaataaaagctcttgatgaatgtaatgtcggggtgagcttatatcattaaaaatgtcaatatttacgaaagttcagtgcaatttaacagatattttatgaattattgacatttttaaagatataagctcaccccggcatcacactcatcgagacctttcatttgagtacccacatcaatttttcatatattcatatatattatatatatgtatatatgaaaaatatatcataaatgcatgtgggtactcaaatgaaagctcttgatgagtaaaacatcaagatgagcttatatctttaaaaacgtcaataattaaaaaagtacagtgcaatttaacaaaagtcattatttaataaagcaaaattttatttatttatgattcataagttacggcagtcacatagttgctagtaatttttaaatacttttttaacttctcattattattgttatttttatagattaccgctttttatagattaataataataatttatttttgtttttttttttagcttgtCTTCAACAGAACGGTGACACTTAAAAGAAGATGCAGGAAAAGTGTAACTTAaaagtcttaaaaataattaaactgatTTTGTActgattaaattaatgaataatttaatttttttgtacaccgtacaattaataaaaaattaattcatcatACAAGATTCATAAGTAGGTaccatatatttaatatttataaatgcaTCTTCGCCACCATATCTCTCCAATACTTCtaaagtttcttgaatcaaatccGCTGGATTTTCCCCACGTTGCTGAGAGTAATCAATACCTTCTCCAAGATTCACTgcatcaaattttaatataattaattattattgtaattattttaatgaattaaataaactacCATTTCTATCCTTGAGTAAATTAGGAATTGGAAGAATTTGTCTGAAGTAAGGAACCAAAGATTCGCCAACACAATCAGCAGATCTGACCAGCCGCTGCAAAGCTCTCATTGTCGTGCAAAtaatttccggaactttggtATTCAAAGCATCTGCAATAgtggataaatatttattattataattattaagcaGACACTCAGGGCATGCAAATCTGACTATAACTTTTAATTGGTATAATTAATTGTGGCACGACCGGTAATATTTTGGGACCACCGTGCTCCAGCATGTCCGAGATTCCCTGTTCGACTAAAAATTTGTACGGGTGCTCGGTTTCAGTCAACCCGTCGAAGAACATCGGCAAGTAGTGATGAAAATCCAGCTCTTCTATGTTTACTTTCCAGGTTATTGATGAAGAGTCATTTTCTATTGAAATTGGAAACAAACCGCGTTCGTAAAATTTACGGAACTTTGACGGTTTTGGCGGATTTGGTTTGTAGAGACCGAACTTGGGAGGTTTTGCTACAATTGTGTtttcctgaaatttttttttaattaattttttaattaaaaaaagttgaaaatttttatttttattatttatattattttgtaatgaaaataaagttagccgaaatcaaaaaatttttatgactttttttattgaagaattattacaaaaaaattaaaaaatttttttcatttgttaaaacttcaaaaactattttgcaattttttaaaaatatttttactcataaattaataaagcaaaataaaaaataaaaaatgtcggctaactttattattattattattttttatattatttatttattgattttttacattgttatattttattatttatttattaaaatattagtgttataagaaaagttttgaaaaatttaattttttttttaaaatgtgtcttacaatttttttatacgaccaataattacaatttcattgtaatttcttaattaaaattcataataaattattcaaattttttctaattataaaaatcttaattttgaaattccgGATTTTTTATTGGtcttaacaaaaaattgagacactttttttgtaaaattaaattttgaataaattttattttaaaatttgaataaattttatttaaaatttttttatacgaccAATATTTCTTccgcaatttaaaaaaattaccatcattaattattaataattattttgaaattaagacaaaaattttggctctaataataattaattttttaatttatatttaatttacctGAAGAGCTTGAATTGTAAACGCTGGAACAACTcggggtttttttttatactttggattatttttatgaatttcagCCCAAAATTGTCGCTGATTTaccattattaaaattaaattaattacgcaactaaaatttatttaattaatttttgtgcaATTGTtggacaaataattttattgtgcTGTCGTAGCGTAAATTTATCAGCTAGAGGTTTAACAAACTGTCAGCTGCCATAGCAACCTTAACGCACTGCGTCAAAAtgctaaataattaatataatattaatattaatatcgatacatatacatataatatatacgaTTActatatattgtttatattgttttatcaataattaagatagtcatttgaaaaatatattacattttattaaattgcaataAGTATAAATCATAACATAAGTTATTAAACTAAATGCAATTATTTTACACATTAACAGAAGATGTGTGGAATTCCGGATCGCTGAATAATAAATCACGTTTTTTAGGTTCTTCTTTGTCATTTTTAtgaagtaatttaaatattccaGTGCCTATTGGTGCGGGGATTCCCATAATTATTGCCTCGGAAACTCCACTGATAACGTCTGTCTGACCGTAGTACGCTGCATCGAATAAATGATCCGCTGTACTTTcaaactgaaataaaaataatattattaattttttattcattacttATCACTCAAGCTAActtgttttgtttttaataatatttttactgtttaaaaaaaaattaatatattttaataaaaaaatgtaatcaactattgaaatattaaattacaattttaaagaataaaacaaaaaattaaaaactcaaattttaagagcttaaaaaaaaattaacaattcaaagttaatataaaattaaagactTAGCTAATAACACTGACGTAGTTGTTcgacttgcaattttattctagttaaaaaaatacagtgtatctctaaatacataattgaaaaatgaccttgtatcttgtaaactattgatatttttaaagatataagctcactccgatattacactcattaagacctttcatttgagtacccacatcaatttttcatatattttatatattatatatatatatgtatatatgaaaaatatatcaaaatgcatgtggatactcaaatgaaagctcatgatgagtgtaacatcgaaatgagcttatatcttagaaaatgttaatatttaagaactgactttacTATCTTGTCagctaatgatatttttgaagatataagcttatcccgatgttacactcatcaagacctttcgtttgagtacccacatcaatttttcatatgtttatatatattatatatatgtatatatgaaaaatatataaaaatgcatgtgggtactcaaatgaaagctcttgatgagtgtaacatcgaaatgagcttatatcttaaaaaatgtcaataattaagaactgactttgctatcttgtcaactaatgatatttttgaagatataagctcatctcgatattacactcatcgagacctttcatttgagtacccacatcaatttttcatatattttatatattatatatatgtatatatgaaaaatatataaaaatgcatgtgggtactcaaatgaaagctcttgatgaatgtaacattggaatgagcttatatctttaaaaccgtcaatagttaagaaaatacagtgcaatttaacaaaagtcattatttaataaagcaaaatttcatttatttatatttgacgAGTCCCGGCAGTCACCTCGTGACTACAAGAATgctagtatttattaatttagaagttgatttttttttaaataaaataaaattgcaagtgtcaataactgggtcttttaaattaaaataaatacttacagAAGCTAAATTAAGAACAGATTCTTTCATCTTAGCTAAACCTTGTCTAGTAATACCATTGACTTCTCCATAACTGGTCATCAAATCAGCAACCAGCATCGAATGCCGTCGATCTATACTCATCCCGTGATTCTCCATCACCAATTTAATTTCCGTCATAATAGTCGAACGAGCTGCTTCAATCCCCAGAGTTTTGAACACCTCCATCGTATTATTGGAGGTAGTTTTGGTATTAAAAATACCTGGAGTCGCCATAACTTCACGAAGATTGTCACCTTCAACAAACAATTTGAACTTCTTCTTCTTCGTTACCTTCCTCTCTTCTTCATTGGAGCCACTTTCACCAGCTTGTTCATCAATGTGAATAATCGCTCTGGAGACCGAAGGCATTCCCTTGATAATAACTTTGGGCACCGCTTCTTTCAGAATGTTCAACGAGTGGCTCATGCTCTGCTTAGCGTTAGCAACTGGGACGATTGTCAGTATCGAGCTGCTGTGAACTCTCACCTCCTTGAAGTGCTTTTTCAATTTAGCCGTCTCCAGCGAGTATTTGATCGAGTTGACGTCAACTTCCAGCATCAACAGTTTTATTCTTCCGATATCGAGTTTCACCAGAAGAAAACAACTATCTGACAGTATTACTTCTTCAAAGTACTCTGTTACTTCTCCAAGAGttgttttttcaattcttcCTTTGACTCGACGCGCAAAGTCCTCGTTTTCATCTTCCGTGAGGTAAGCAGTGATAATTGGGGTGCTGATCTTTGAGCTGGCGTTTATTATCTCTTTTATACGTGGGACACCCTGGGTGATGTTCATAGAAGCTACTCCGGCGAAATGGAAGGTCTTCAAGGTCATCTTtatgagaaaaataatatattattaatataaaaacaataataataataattgtgcaaaattaaaaaattgaaaattaaaacacaTATCGATgataaaagaattattaatattgtatctaaaaaattaaaaatctaaaaaaaccgcaatttaaatttcaaattagaaatttcattaaataattaatattaaattaataaaactagaaaactaataaaagatattatgtatataatgatatttttcatatttgtgaaatatataaaatatgaaaaactcgtgtgggtattcaaataaaaggtctcgataagtgtaactctAGGATGGGCTTATATtgctaaaaatatcatcagtagacaaaatacaacgtcatttcttaattattgacatttttcaagatataagctcatcttgatgttacgctcatcgagacctttcatttgagtacccacatcaatttttcatatattttatatatatgatatttctcatatttgtgatatataaaatatataaaaaaaatcgtgtaggtattcaaatgaaaactcatcaagagttttcatttgagtacctacatgcattttgatatatttttcatatatatgaaaGTGTCCTCAATTGGACACTGACTTAGTGCATCCTATctaattgttaattactatCAAATAATATATGATCAATTTATCAGATAAAGCATAGAATTactactattaattttatatttaagctttactataataaaacaattgtcATATTCATTTCTTTTCTATGGAACCCAATTATTGGCATTGCTGTAGGGTTCAATGTACtgttaaagtaaataaataaataaatatatacatatatgtaatatgtatataaatatatgaaaaattgatgtgggtactcaaatgaaaggtcttgatgagtgtaattccaggatgagcttatattattaaaaatatcatcagtagaaaaaatataacgtaatttcttaattattgacatttatcaagatataagttcatcttgatgttacgctcatggagacctttcatttgagtacccatatcaatttttcatatattttatatatatgatttttcttatatttgtgaaatctataaaatatgaaaaaattgatgtgggtattcaaatgaaaggtctcgacgagcgtaacatcaatatgagcttatatcttaaaaaatgtcaataattaaaaaatcacgttGTAGTTTGTcgaataatgatatttttaacgataccattaataattaatattataaaatataattaatattattatttcaatttttaaaaaatgagtcaaatatattaaaaaaatttcattgcaagtttcatataaaaattttttcaaaattatcttgttaaaaaaaattctttaaattatcaaatgtcttCAAATTAAACTATCCTTAattacaataacaataatgaataatttataaaatactaaaaaataaaataatttttttacctgaGTTCCAGGTTCACCAATACTCTGCGCAGCCAGCGCCCCAACCGCAGTGCCAGGTTCAATTTTCGCCCTCATAAACTTCTCTTTGCACGTGAACATAAACTCCGAAACTTGCGTCAAAGTAATTCTCTCCAACTGCTGAGCAGCCTTAATACTCGgtggatatttttttctcaacatAGAAATTTTCCTCGCGACCGTAGTAAGAAACGCCGTgagttcatttttaaattcctcACTCAAGCATTTAAAATCATCTTTAGCCAATAACAAAGAAGCAGCACTAACAACTTCCGAGCCTGACAAAGCATCTCCATTTTTATCAGGCACCTTGGCACGAACATGATCCAGCACCCTTTTATAATCAACCGGACAGTCTTTACCTTCCATATAAGTAGGATCCATAGAATCTCCACCATATTCAAACTGCACAATACCCCCGGAGGAATTCCTCACAGTTTTATCATAATGCAAGCCCAAGTCTTCAAGATTCTTCATCAATCTCCGCTGCATGTACCCTGTTTCTGCAGTCTTTACAGCAGTATCAACCAAACCTTCTCTCCCACCCATCGTGTGAAAAACAAACTCAGTCGGAGTGAGCCCGGAGTAAAAAGAATTCGAAACGAATCCTTTAGCCGCGGGAATTTTAGAGTGTCTATCAAAGTGAGGCAGCGCACGATCTTCAAATCCATTTGGAACACGATGACCACTGATAGCTTGCTGCCCCACGCAAGCAATCATCTgcgaaatattaatataactcCCCTTACTTCCAGAGAGAGTCATGATCAACGGACTGTTGCTGCGGTGCAGCTCCCTCAAGCAAGCTTTGCCAGCCTTCTCTCGAATATCCGACAGCTCTTTTAGAATCTTAGACTCGAGAGTTTCCTCCATAGAGCAGCCAGGCGCGAGTTTGAGCTCCCCGCTCTCCATCTGCTTGATCAGATCTTCACAGACTTTATAACCGTGCTCCAGCAAGTCCTGCTTGGCCTTGAGCAATCTCTGACCCGGAGTGACATCTCCAATTCCAATTGAGAACCCGcgattcattaaataaatactcgCCATTCTGGACAGCCGCCACATCGCAGTAGTAGCTGCGTCCTCGCTCCAGTCTCTTAACAAGACATAGAAAATATTCTGCTTGGACCCAGAGCCGAGAGTGTTTTTGTCCATCGAGCCAGCTAGCAGCTCGGAGTTTCTTATCACGACAAATGAATCATTCGCGCAAAGTTCTTCTTGATCTGTGTAATTTTTTCCCTTAGTTCTTAAATTAGCCAGAATTTTGCAGCTTTTATTCGGGCGTAAAATCAAGCTGAAAATTTGTTTCCCGGTCCAGAGTGGACGAGGCTTTAATATAGCCGGCTCTGGCATGTCTATCTGCATGTTGGAGTCGAATCCGGCGAGGAGGCAAGCTGCTAGCTGCCAGGCCTCGGATTTGTTCAAGAAAGTGTCCTTCTGGGTGAGCAAAAATCCTCCGGTTAAGAAATCTTGAGTTGCTGCGATCAAAAGCTCGCCGTTTCGTGGCGTTACTAAGTTAGACTTGTTTCCCATTAGGACTAAAGCTTCCGCTCGGGCTTCTTCGGTCTGTGGTAAATGCACGTTCATTTCGTCACCGTCGAAGTCGGCGTTGTAAGGATTGCACACGCACTCGTTGAAACGGAAGGTACGGTGCTCGAGAACTTTTGCTTTGTGCGCCATTATACTCAGCTTGTGCAGTGAGGGCTGGCGGTTGAACAATACTAAGTCGTCGTCCCGCAAATGACGCTCCACTATGTCGCCCATTTTCAAATTCTGAGCGATCTCGGCTCTGTTGGCGAAACCTAAGAATATTGAAGTTACTTCTTTgttcttcattatttttacgtggttggcGCCAGGGTGTTTATTAGCGCCGTTGAGGACTAGCTGACGCATCTTTTCGATGTTTGCTGTACACACTCGCTCGGGGTAGGTCAGTGTTTTTGCGACGTGAATTGGTATGCCAACCTGCTCGATTCGAAGATTTGGATCGGGTGATATTACGGTACGAGCGGTGAAGTTTGCACGCTTGCCGGATAAATTTCCTCGGAAACGACCTTGTTTTCCTTTTAATCTTTGGACTAAACCACGGCCTGGATTTGTTGgctgaaaaaattaagttttattaaaaaaaaataagagataaataattattgtttgttattttgtttgtcgcattgtattattatattatattattactttaattaatttaatatatgcAATTTGCAATGTGATTGAGTGATCTACGTCAATTGAagtgttctaatttaatttggACTTTAATAACATACttaaactttgaatttttatttttacatctatcttttcatttttattagattCATAAAATGCTATtctttgtattatttttgtatggaCGGCCGCAAGAAGTTTCGACTTCATGGTTCatgaataaagaaataataattattttttcgatgaCCGAAAAATGTTTcattgagtaaaaaattaacttctttgcttaatcttaatgaaaaataaaaaaaaatttaattattagatatatTCACCCGAAGATGGTATTGAGTGCTCATACCAACAATAAAAagtggtgaaaataaatttaataaataaaaatttaatgtaaaatttaaaattagtctaacatcaatttggatcggggataatggctttgaaatatagaactctttaattagtaaaaacaccgatcttcggaaaaaatagtaaataataataataataataataataatgatggtcacaatttgtcatttttttttattttttttaaaggggtattctggtctagaaatttgaaaaaattgattttttttttttcatattttcaaagCTTAACCCTTTAAAAATATGTCATTAGGaggattttagaaaattcaaattattttcggAGAAATGGCTATtttttaaacgcgtttttcttgAAACTGTCTTTTTAAAACGATACTCACGATTTTTCAAGTTCTACTGAACCGaattacttgaaatttggtgtAAGTCTTCTTTATAGACTTTTCTATTGCATGAACTATCCTCATCCCCccaatttcaatatttactatttttaaaaaatttggaaaactcaaaaaaagtggtacaaaaattaatttttttttttttttcaggtaattgtcattttgtaaaaaaaaatttttttcaacttttttttagttagtACGGCATTGCTCTAAATTAATACCTTTTTTTTCTCCAGATTGCTAGGATGGTTGGAATCGTGGGTATGATCACGtgccaattttttgaaaccCCCCATTTATTAACTGCtcactttttgaattttttttttctgtattcttgaaatatcaataaatatcttataaaaaaattgatagtaaatatattaatttccttttttttacgacacttcaaaaattactttgaatTCAAGCTTCTAGATCAgaacccccccccccccttaaatAAACGaagtctaaaaaattgcatttataatttttt
This genomic interval from Cotesia glomerata isolate CgM1 linkage group LG1, MPM_Cglom_v2.3, whole genome shotgun sequence contains the following:
- the LOC123275218 gene encoding probable glutamine--tRNA ligase, which produces MKTKVHFHKPGENYKTNGYVVTPNTQKLLAEHLKITGGQVRTRFPPEPNGILHIGHAKAININFGYAAAHNGICYLRYDDTNPEKEEEKFFTGIREMVEWLGYQPAAITHSSDNFQQLYELAVKLIEKGHAYVCHQKSEEMKGFNPPPSPWRERPIAESLQLFEDMNNGLLDEGEATLRMKVTLEEGKQDPVAYRIKFTAHHRTGEKWCIYPTYDFTHCLCDSIENITHSLCTKEFQTRRSSYYWLCNVLDLYCPVQWEYGRLNLSYTVVSKRKIAKLIDEGIVADWDDPRLFTLTALRRRGFPPEAINNFCAQMGVSGAQAVVEPAVLEAAVRDVLNLTAPRHMVVIDPIKITIANFTDQLPTKIEVADFPSDLDKGQHSIAFDEIVYIEAADFREVEEKGFRRLTPKQSVGLKYIGVVLTLQKIEKDPSGKITGLVVRQEPVNDKNKPKAFIHWVAKPKLASIRLYEKLFKHKNPEDVNEVPNGFLSDINSPSKREVVGYIDAGLDAAKPFTQFQFERNGFFSVDPDTRPGKLVFNRTVTLKRRCRKSVT
- the LOC123264739 gene encoding parkin coregulated gene protein homolog, which translates into the protein MVNQRQFWAEIHKNNPKYKKKPRVVPAFTIQALQENTIVAKPPKFGLYKPNPPKPSKFRKFYERGLFPISIENDSSSITWKVNIEELDFHHYLPMFFDGLTETEHPYKFLVEQGISDMLEHGGPKILPVVPQLIIPIKNALNTKVPEIICTTMRALQRLVRSADCVGESLVPYFRQILPIPNLLKDRNVNLGEGIDYSQQRGENPADLIQETLEVLERYGGEDAFINIKYMVPTYESCMMN
- the LOC123267678 gene encoding DNA-directed RNA polymerase III subunit RPC1-like, which translates into the protein MVKEQFRETHLAKKISHITFAINSHHDIARQAHVNVVCHPLYSEQDHTPVPYSALDPRLGLCTKQGECKTCNLPYLDCIGHFGYINLEFPVFHYGYFKSIVNILQSICKKCSRVLLDEQAKAQYVKRVSNPNLGYLERKALRSQILKKVKKKSVCPYCGDLNGVVKKAGLLKIVHQKFQKSKKSDLQVMANELVEYETAMQSNKELEGTLKTSHLAYILNPLEVLNLFERIPVNDVPFLMMNPNTGMPKDLLITRIPVPPICIRPSVKSDFKSGTNEDNLTMRLSQIVLLNDQIRQSRERGMKMLQYNDVLEFIQIHTAFYINSQVTGIPLDKQPTNPGRGLVQRLKGKQGRFRGNLSGKRANFTARTVISPDPNLRIEQVGIPIHVAKTLTYPERVCTANIEKMRQLVLNGANKHPGANHVKIMKNKEVTSIFLGFANRAEIAQNLKMGDIVERHLRDDDLVLFNRQPSLHKLSIMAHKAKVLEHRTFRFNECVCNPYNADFDGDEMNVHLPQTEEARAEALVLMGNKSNLVTPRNGELLIAATQDFLTGGFLLTQKDTFLNKSEAWQLAACLLAGFDSNMQIDMPEPAILKPRPLWTGKQIFSLILRPNKSCKILANLRTKGKNYTDQEELCANDSFVVIRNSELLAGSMDKNTLGSGSKQNIFYVLLRDWSEDAATTAMWRLSRMASIYLMNRGFSIGIGDVTPGQRLLKAKQDLLEHGYKVCEDLIKQMESGELKLAPGCSMEETLESKILKELSDIREKAGKACLRELHRSNSPLIMTLSGSKGSYINISQMIACVGQQAISGHRVPNGFEDRALPHFDRHSKIPAAKGFVSNSFYSGLTPTEFVFHTMGGREGLVDTAVKTAETGYMQRRLMKNLEDLGLHYDKTVRNSSGGIVQFEYGGDSMDPTYMEGKDCPVDYKRVLDHVRAKVPDKNGDALSGSEVVSAASLLLAKDDFKCLSEEFKNELTAFLTTVARKISMLRKKYPPSIKAAQQLERITLTQVSEFMFTCKEKFMRAKIEPGTAVGALAAQSIGEPGTQMTLKTFHFAGVASMNITQGVPRIKEIINASSKISTPIITAYLTEDENEDFARRVKGRIEKTTLGEVTEYFEEVILSDSCFLLVKLDIGRIKLLMLEVDVNSIKYSLETAKLKKHFKEVRVHSSSILTIVPVANAKQSMSHSLNILKEAVPKVIIKGMPSVSRAIIHIDEQAGESGSNEEERKVTKKKKFKLFVEGDNLREVMATPGIFNTKTTSNNTMEVFKTLGIEAARSTIMTEIKLVMENHGMSIDRRHSMLVADLMTSYGEVNGITRQGLAKMKESVLNLASFESTADHLFDAAYYGQTDVISGVSEAIIMGIPAPIGTGIFKLLHKNDKEEPKKRDLLFSDPEFHTSSVNV